In Pseudoalteromonas xiamenensis, the following are encoded in one genomic region:
- a CDS encoding GNAT family N-acetyltransferase, translated as MICVRLAQPEDLVGILSLYHELRPLDPTLTQQQIDLHGEQLLRITNTKLIVALVEGKIASTCQLGIIPTLTNGARPFGVIEHVITSSSFRRMGLSQRVMEHALQLAWENSCYKVMLLSGELRPEAHRLYEKIGFQAGIEKGFVIKAPSKD; from the coding sequence ATGATATGTGTGCGGTTGGCACAGCCTGAAGACTTGGTCGGAATTCTATCGCTTTATCACGAATTGCGACCTCTTGATCCCACGCTCACTCAACAGCAAATAGACCTTCACGGTGAACAATTGTTGAGAATCACAAACACGAAGTTAATTGTAGCGCTTGTGGAAGGAAAAATAGCATCAACATGTCAGCTTGGGATCATTCCTACGCTCACTAATGGCGCGAGGCCTTTTGGCGTGATCGAACATGTAATAACGAGTTCTTCGTTTCGGCGGATGGGATTGAGCCAACGTGTAATGGAACATGCATTGCAATTGGCTTGGGAAAACTCGTGCTATAAAGTCATGCTGCTGTCAGGTGAGTTAAGACCTGAAGCACATCGATTGTACGAAAAAATCGGTTTTCAAGCGGGTATTGAAAAAGGGTTTGTCATTAAAGCACCATCGAAGGACTGA
- a CDS encoding LysE family translocator: MYWPLLLFIPACFALNMAPGPNNLLAMNNGRNYGFNIAFLAGLGRIVAFVIMITLAASGLAAVLYASETLFFTIKMLGAVYLFWLAFKLWRSSELRIATAANGACNKELIKQEFMLAAGNPKAILIFTSFLPQFIDVNQDVRQQFVVLGSLFLLLEMVALSCYALFGIYLSQWFTRPKTASRFNKGCAVLLSLSGFNLLFSKS, from the coding sequence ATGTATTGGCCTCTTTTGTTGTTTATACCAGCGTGCTTTGCACTCAATATGGCACCAGGTCCAAATAATTTATTAGCGATGAACAATGGGCGCAACTATGGTTTCAACATTGCCTTTTTGGCTGGGTTGGGTCGTATCGTTGCATTTGTCATTATGATTACTTTGGCAGCATCAGGACTTGCTGCTGTTTTGTATGCATCAGAAACACTGTTTTTTACGATTAAAATGTTAGGCGCTGTTTACCTGTTTTGGCTTGCTTTCAAACTCTGGCGTTCAAGTGAATTGCGCATAGCTACAGCCGCCAATGGTGCTTGCAATAAAGAGCTAATTAAACAGGAATTTATGTTAGCTGCTGGGAACCCTAAGGCGATTTTAATCTTCACCTCATTCCTGCCCCAATTTATTGATGTAAACCAAGATGTACGACAACAGTTCGTGGTGTTAGGAAGCCTATTTTTGCTATTAGAAATGGTAGCACTGAGTTGTTATGCATTGTTTGGTATATATCTAAGCCAGTGGTTTACTCGACCAAAAACAGCAAGTCGTTTTAACAAAGGCTGTGCTGTGTTGTTGTCGTTGTCTGGATTCAACTTACTGTTTAGTAAGAGTTAA
- a CDS encoding thrombospondin type 3 repeat-containing protein, which yields MKMMVAPVRTAVIVGCLIGSFQVFANTVYTSDSSVTAWDPIYPTSAYSNWAAPCVVNPEITLADNWVNPHSAYSFGTAAHPWQNQNNNYASWINAWNNLSSQGPQGQSWTRYTQEVSGTGEFVLDLLADNCSWVYIDGNLVGFQGVTSSSQQYPVSLSGTHTLDFLIYDGGGLAGGMFKLETNTGTQFPDTDGDGLTDPEEVLTQTDPTNPDSDGDGYSDGEEVSAGSDPNDGTSTPVVDSDGDGVMDGDDLCEGTASGASVDQYGCSGEQNVGNSCGCSGPEEGVLWKNHGQYVSCVAHAKNAQINMGLLSEVEGEALVESAAQSSCGKKSKGKR from the coding sequence ATGAAAATGATGGTAGCGCCAGTCAGAACGGCGGTCATAGTAGGATGCTTGATAGGGTCGTTTCAAGTATTCGCAAATACAGTTTATACAAGTGACTCAAGTGTAACCGCTTGGGATCCGATTTATCCTACCTCAGCCTATAGCAATTGGGCTGCACCGTGTGTTGTCAATCCCGAAATCACCTTAGCGGACAATTGGGTTAATCCACATTCGGCCTATTCATTTGGTACAGCAGCTCATCCTTGGCAAAATCAAAACAATAATTACGCAAGTTGGATTAACGCTTGGAACAATCTAAGTTCACAGGGACCACAAGGACAAAGTTGGACTCGCTACACGCAAGAAGTTTCGGGAACCGGCGAATTTGTATTAGATCTATTAGCGGATAATTGTTCATGGGTTTACATTGATGGAAACTTAGTCGGGTTTCAAGGTGTGACATCGTCTTCGCAACAATACCCAGTTTCCTTAAGTGGTACGCATACGTTGGATTTTCTAATTTATGATGGTGGCGGTTTAGCGGGGGGAATGTTTAAACTTGAAACAAATACTGGCACGCAATTTCCTGATACGGACGGCGATGGTCTTACCGATCCAGAGGAAGTGCTAACGCAAACGGACCCAACTAATCCAGATAGTGATGGCGATGGGTATAGCGATGGTGAGGAAGTGAGCGCAGGCAGTGACCCTAATGACGGCACTAGTACACCTGTCGTGGATTCTGATGGGGATGGTGTGATGGATGGTGATGACCTGTGCGAAGGAACGGCAAGCGGTGCTTCAGTCGATCAATATGGGTGTTCAGGTGAACAGAATGTCGGCAATTCATGCGGTTGTAGTGGACCTGAAGAGGGTGTGCTTTGGAAAAATCATGGACAATATGTGAGTTGCGTTGCTCATGCGAAAAATGCACAGATTAATATGGGATTGCTCTCGGAAGTGGAAGGAGAAGCCTTGGTAGAGTCTGCAGCACAAAGTAGTTGCGGTAAGAAGTCCAAAGGTAAAAGATAG
- a CDS encoding carboxymuconolactone decarboxylase family protein — translation MSNRANYIELAPQGLKILLEQEGFLRTQFEQSDTLTLSIWELVKLRVSQINECAYCLDMHSKDALKLGETWSRIVGLSAWRDMPQYSNRERTALDLAEQLTLGKTIDETNYQMAIEVFGEKALVILTFAINAINSWNRIVKVFKPEVGHYQA, via the coding sequence ATGAGTAACCGAGCAAACTACATAGAACTTGCACCACAAGGCCTGAAAATTTTATTGGAACAGGAAGGCTTTTTAAGAACGCAATTTGAACAGTCTGATACGTTGACCCTCTCTATTTGGGAACTAGTCAAATTACGTGTATCTCAAATCAATGAATGTGCATATTGTCTTGATATGCATTCTAAGGATGCGTTAAAACTAGGCGAAACGTGGTCACGTATCGTCGGGCTTAGCGCGTGGCGAGATATGCCACAGTATTCGAATCGAGAGCGTACCGCACTCGATTTGGCCGAACAATTGACATTGGGTAAAACAATTGATGAGACAAATTATCAAATGGCGATAGAGGTGTTTGGCGAAAAAGCGTTAGTGATACTTACGTTCGCGATTAACGCGATTAATAGCTGGAATCGCATTGTTAAAGTATTTAAGCCAGAGGTGGGACATTATCAAGCCTAA
- a CDS encoding AraC family transcriptional regulator, whose product MLKYLSQRWDIIKPKDLNLNPFHFELSHPSGQLSALFQGIWAAKVTSQSDVIRKPLHCDAGSGLMFNFSGKVQVGEQILPRGVILLPVSNVTQHITFGADTRLAGVRFHPAIGFGLLGSHVEKHQRLEESEDNQFHLYSLFHSLDKEPSVKGQIALLNKWAKTYLDLSVVLPHSLDNALESIRQGHPVGDLSTVATLSQRQIERLFKLWLGMTPKAYQRLIRVKHVIDYLKHNSGANLADVAVQFGFSDQAHMTREFSAIARTTPGKL is encoded by the coding sequence TTGTTAAAGTATTTAAGCCAGAGGTGGGACATTATCAAGCCTAAAGATTTGAACCTAAATCCATTCCATTTTGAGCTGTCCCATCCGTCGGGGCAGCTCAGTGCTTTGTTTCAGGGAATATGGGCTGCAAAAGTGACTTCACAGAGTGACGTCATCCGCAAGCCATTGCATTGTGACGCAGGCAGTGGGCTGATGTTTAATTTTTCAGGCAAGGTTCAAGTCGGTGAACAAATCTTACCTCGAGGTGTGATTTTATTGCCTGTGAGTAACGTTACTCAGCACATTACTTTTGGAGCTGATACGCGTTTGGCCGGAGTACGATTTCATCCGGCAATTGGATTTGGGTTGTTGGGTTCTCATGTTGAAAAACATCAAAGGCTGGAGGAGTCTGAGGATAACCAGTTTCATTTATACTCACTATTTCATTCACTCGACAAAGAACCAAGTGTGAAAGGCCAAATTGCCTTGTTAAACAAGTGGGCGAAGACCTACCTTGACTTATCGGTAGTGTTACCTCACTCACTTGACAATGCGCTCGAGAGTATTAGACAGGGGCATCCTGTTGGAGATCTGAGTACGGTTGCAACGCTTAGTCAGCGGCAAATTGAACGCTTATTTAAGTTATGGTTAGGCATGACTCCGAAGGCGTATCAGCGTCTCATCCGCGTGAAGCATGTTATCGACTATTTAAAGCACAATAGCGGAGCAAATTTGGCTGACGTGGCGGTTCAGTTTGGCTTTAGCGATCAGGCACACATGACGAGGGAGTTTTCTGCGATAGCGCGTACGACGCCCGGAAAATTGTAG
- a CDS encoding substrate-binding periplasmic protein, producing the protein MRFRIAPLTTNSAVHHVVKNGFSCMGKLMLMLLLFTTRSFAEPQYRVSIMVDESYPPYTYMINGELNGIYVDLVRQAARLIDSKYQVELVPVPWKRGLADLEHGTAFAIMPPYKHIQKRPYIWPYSVPLLEEVVVAYCNSGFTLKNIEHRDTSETPINLGINAGYLILDDVLTQALAQNKIQVWENKDTYSNVMKLVKGRIDCYLNDRLSTVLVMRNIKRSEPDIDLNGVLEDRVVLRRTAHIGYVKDGLEQYPYKLDFIAQMDEALLKVMASQTPELDIN; encoded by the coding sequence TTGAGATTTCGCATTGCCCCTCTGACAACGAATAGTGCAGTACATCACGTAGTGAAAAATGGCTTCAGTTGCATGGGCAAATTAATGCTGATGTTGCTCCTTTTTACAACAAGATCCTTTGCCGAGCCACAATATCGCGTCAGTATCATGGTGGATGAAAGCTATCCTCCTTACACCTACATGATTAACGGTGAACTCAACGGTATCTATGTAGATCTCGTGCGACAAGCTGCACGTTTAATCGATAGTAAGTATCAGGTGGAACTTGTACCTGTACCTTGGAAACGTGGGCTTGCTGACCTTGAGCATGGTACCGCATTCGCCATCATGCCACCGTATAAACACATTCAAAAACGACCATACATTTGGCCATACTCGGTACCGCTTTTGGAAGAAGTTGTGGTGGCTTATTGCAACTCGGGCTTTACCCTAAAAAATATCGAACATCGAGATACGTCAGAAACTCCGATAAATCTTGGTATCAATGCCGGTTATTTGATTCTAGATGATGTACTGACCCAAGCACTGGCACAGAATAAAATCCAAGTATGGGAGAACAAAGACACCTATTCCAACGTAATGAAATTAGTGAAAGGACGCATAGATTGTTACCTGAACGACAGATTGTCTACCGTACTGGTCATGCGAAACATAAAACGTAGTGAACCCGATATTGATTTAAATGGTGTTCTAGAAGACCGCGTAGTACTACGGCGTACTGCACACATTGGTTACGTTAAAGATGGGCTTGAACAATATCCTTATAAACTTGATTTCATTGCACAAATGGATGAAGCTTTGTTGAAAGTGATGGCGAGTCAAACGCCTGAATTAGATATCAATTAA
- a CDS encoding methyl-accepting chemotaxis protein encodes MRVTRNKPRASITSVNEKAAQGQEVFLQAKNQITALADDINHSHKLSTQLAQYSQSIENILSVINGIAEQTNLLALNAAIEAARAGEQGRGFAVVADEVRSLASKTQQSTTEIKTMIDQIQASSSQVQEAMGSSRDKTLSCVTQTEQATDMLNEISEAVKELMDRNIQIATAIEQQSVVIEEINKNTNYINDISVEVGSFADKQYCASDKLAKQAHEQESLLSKFKV; translated from the coding sequence TTGCGGGTAACGCGCAACAAGCCGCGAGCATCAATTACGTCGGTCAATGAAAAAGCCGCGCAAGGGCAAGAAGTATTTTTGCAAGCAAAGAACCAAATTACGGCGCTCGCCGACGATATTAACCATTCTCACAAGTTGAGTACCCAATTAGCACAGTACAGCCAAAGCATTGAAAATATTCTTTCTGTTATCAATGGGATAGCTGAGCAAACTAACTTACTAGCGCTTAATGCGGCAATTGAAGCCGCACGAGCAGGTGAGCAAGGCAGAGGGTTTGCAGTGGTGGCTGATGAGGTCAGATCATTGGCGTCAAAAACTCAACAATCGACCACTGAAATCAAGACCATGATTGACCAAATCCAAGCATCGTCAAGTCAAGTTCAAGAAGCCATGGGCAGCAGCCGAGATAAAACCTTGAGCTGTGTAACACAAACTGAACAAGCGACAGATATGTTGAATGAGATCTCAGAGGCAGTTAAAGAACTGATGGATCGCAATATTCAAATCGCCACGGCCATTGAGCAACAAAGTGTGGTTATTGAAGAAATAAACAAAAACACCAACTACATTAACGATATCAGTGTTGAAGTTGGCAGTTTTGCGGATAAGCAATATTGCGCCAGTGATAAACTCGCTAAACAGGCGCATGAGCAAGAAAGTCTTCTATCGAAATTTAAGGTGTAA
- a CDS encoding PDC sensor domain-containing protein, producing MQIRTKFSVTSAVVILIIICVTTTSTYWFVSDSLQTKNHAYVSDSTQLLAISIDNWLTAKADQINLVKSQIEQHFSSEAFQAALNSPFFTQSFLLAFGTLDNETQLRSNDLNRRNPKEIDFRQRAWYQLAKQKQNTVFTSPYTDAASGELLLSVVSPIIVGGRFQGVIGGDLSLEAIAKSVNTINFDNTGYAFLVDSTGAIVTHPQKQFYGQPMSKIYPELSLSKTDQITEIKTADGTKLFYLHALDNRFGTNWYLAVLIDKSLAYKTLFDITLNSFVIAVLAVLFGVICMRALALHLLKPLRDLEVAITGMASGGGNLTQRLTIKNSDECGVVASQFNRFLASLQQLVCDVKERADQVLGSSDAAKELSTQSMKKLDQQVSLIESLATAMHQMSTTSIEIAGNAQQAASINYVGQ from the coding sequence ATGCAGATACGCACTAAGTTTTCGGTGACTTCCGCTGTTGTGATACTAATAATTATTTGCGTCACTACGACATCAACCTATTGGTTTGTGAGTGATTCGCTCCAAACTAAAAATCATGCCTATGTAAGCGATAGCACACAATTGCTTGCTATCAGCATCGACAACTGGTTGACGGCAAAAGCTGATCAAATCAATTTAGTCAAAAGCCAAATCGAGCAACATTTTAGCTCCGAGGCTTTTCAAGCTGCGCTGAATTCGCCTTTTTTCACTCAATCTTTTCTACTCGCCTTCGGGACCTTAGACAACGAGACGCAATTGCGCTCTAACGACCTGAATCGCCGTAACCCCAAAGAGATCGATTTTAGGCAACGAGCTTGGTATCAGTTAGCAAAACAAAAACAAAATACGGTTTTTACGAGTCCATATACAGACGCAGCAAGTGGTGAGCTGCTTTTGTCGGTGGTATCGCCGATTATTGTAGGAGGCAGATTTCAAGGGGTAATTGGAGGGGATTTAAGCCTTGAGGCTATTGCAAAAAGTGTAAATACGATCAATTTTGATAACACTGGGTACGCCTTCTTAGTTGATAGCACAGGCGCTATTGTTACCCATCCCCAAAAACAATTTTACGGTCAACCGATGAGCAAAATATACCCGGAATTGTCCCTCTCAAAAACCGACCAAATTACAGAGATAAAGACAGCTGACGGTACAAAATTGTTTTACTTACATGCACTTGATAACCGCTTTGGTACAAATTGGTACCTTGCCGTGTTAATTGACAAGTCTCTCGCGTACAAAACCTTATTTGATATCACCTTAAACTCATTTGTCATCGCTGTACTTGCCGTGTTGTTTGGCGTGATCTGTATGCGAGCATTAGCACTGCACCTGCTCAAGCCGCTTCGAGATTTAGAGGTTGCAATTACCGGTATGGCCAGTGGTGGAGGCAATCTTACTCAGCGGTTAACCATTAAAAATAGTGATGAATGTGGTGTTGTTGCCAGTCAATTTAATCGCTTTTTAGCTTCATTACAGCAATTAGTGTGCGACGTGAAAGAACGAGCTGATCAAGTACTTGGCAGCAGCGACGCGGCAAAAGAACTGTCGACGCAATCGATGAAAAAGTTAGATCAACAAGTGAGTTTGATTGAAAGTTTAGCCACGGCCATGCATCAAATGAGTACCACGTCGATAGAAATTGCGGGTAACGCGCAACAAGCCGCGAGCATCAATTACGTCGGTCAATGA
- a CDS encoding porin, with the protein MSFSRCKELLSLCCLLSFAVSASSTERPVTMADIQALEAQLVELKARLQAQQAQQAQPPQSTPNTPSSSKTELTSTNSFVDLYATVRPTFGYLKESGGNNWDVRDALSHAGFKVTHEFMPDWQVELQGEWGIDLANEGNFGKSRRAYTALKTPYGRFGIGKQRPAQYLFIADPVDIFNHSSSPFSYDPESLFFVDNLLSYRYEYGALTFIAVSQFDGQKGDDQSDMFNAGLSYDANGLHAAITYQQSKVYDADTRLGENQIWAGALAYQFTDRFYAAVAYQDKTYQRLTADLSRDGHTFDLSLAYQLSPHYKLKAGIFDFEDGFASTALENQSFDGYNVTLEWLPIAPLRVHLEYLSKSFVNDTEFDSISIGFRYDFKQQWSFK; encoded by the coding sequence ATGTCCTTCTCTCGCTGCAAAGAACTGCTGTCGCTCTGCTGCCTTTTAAGTTTCGCAGTCTCCGCTTCCAGCACGGAACGTCCTGTTACGATGGCTGATATTCAAGCTTTGGAAGCACAACTGGTCGAGTTAAAAGCTAGGCTGCAAGCACAGCAAGCACAGCAAGCACAACCCCCGCAAAGTACGCCAAATACGCCTTCTTCATCAAAGACTGAACTAACTTCAACTAACTCGTTTGTTGATTTATACGCCACAGTGCGTCCGACATTTGGTTATCTCAAAGAATCAGGTGGCAATAATTGGGATGTACGTGACGCTCTTTCCCATGCAGGGTTCAAAGTAACACATGAATTTATGCCTGATTGGCAGGTTGAACTGCAAGGCGAATGGGGAATTGATTTGGCGAATGAGGGGAATTTCGGCAAATCGAGGCGTGCTTATACCGCACTAAAAACGCCTTATGGTCGATTTGGTATCGGGAAACAAAGACCAGCCCAATATTTGTTTATTGCCGATCCGGTTGATATTTTTAACCACTCCAGTAGCCCGTTTTCGTATGATCCAGAAAGCTTATTTTTCGTCGATAATTTACTGTCATATCGCTATGAATATGGAGCTTTAACCTTTATCGCGGTGAGTCAATTTGATGGTCAAAAAGGCGATGATCAAAGCGATATGTTTAACGCTGGGCTGAGTTATGATGCGAATGGTCTTCATGCCGCAATTACCTACCAGCAAAGTAAGGTGTATGACGCAGACACTCGGCTCGGTGAAAATCAAATCTGGGCAGGTGCTTTAGCGTATCAATTCACCGACCGTTTTTATGCGGCTGTTGCGTACCAAGACAAAACGTACCAGCGATTGACGGCAGATCTATCGCGTGACGGCCATACTTTTGACTTGTCATTGGCTTATCAATTATCACCACACTACAAACTCAAAGCGGGTATCTTTGACTTCGAGGACGGTTTTGCCAGCACCGCATTGGAGAATCAAAGTTTCGATGGCTATAACGTGACGCTTGAGTGGTTGCCAATTGCGCCTCTACGCGTTCATTTGGAATACCTATCCAAGTCATTTGTAAATGATACTGAGTTTGACTCTATTTCTATTGGCTTTCGCTATGATTTCAAGCAGCAGTGGTCGTTCAAATGA
- a CDS encoding LysE family translocator gives MFPMDVWLAYTLACFLLVLSPGPDNLLAIGRGLSQGKAAAVVSGLSSGAGILFHVLTATFGLTLLLQTSTIAFYIVKIIGAAYLIWLGIKVLKSKSLFSLEKAQQQSLKTIFWTGFLSAALNPKPGLFVLAFVPQFVNPELELSDQSDAGIRRLVRPSHGHWFFAYGCVCI, from the coding sequence ATGTTTCCAATGGATGTTTGGCTAGCCTATACGTTGGCATGTTTTCTTTTAGTACTCTCTCCAGGTCCCGATAATTTGTTGGCCATCGGTAGAGGACTCAGTCAAGGTAAAGCCGCTGCGGTGGTGTCAGGGTTATCTTCTGGGGCGGGTATTTTATTCCATGTGTTAACAGCAACGTTTGGTCTTACTTTGCTTTTGCAAACGTCCACGATTGCGTTTTACATTGTAAAAATTATTGGTGCCGCTTATTTAATTTGGTTAGGGATTAAAGTGCTTAAATCCAAAAGCTTGTTTTCTTTGGAGAAGGCTCAGCAACAGTCGTTAAAAACTATCTTTTGGACAGGTTTTTTATCGGCAGCTTTGAATCCAAAACCTGGCTTATTTGTCCTCGCATTTGTCCCTCAGTTCGTTAATCCGGAACTGGAACTCAGTGACCAGTCAGATGCTGGTATACGGAGGCTGGTTCGCCCTTCTCACGGCCATTGGTTTTTCGCTTATGGGTGTGTTTGCATCTAA